CAACTCTCTTCTTGGGTCCAACACAACCTCCCTTAACCATGACAAAGTCGTTTGATACTTCTCCATAATGAGGGAACCCTCCCATTGGAGTGATTGGCTTCTCATCAGCATCATAATCAGTAGAACCATTGCTTGTGATAAGCTTGCCCTCCTTAGTGTGGTATCCATCACCAAGACGATAGATCTTTTTGTTGATTTCAGTCCTGTGATGGTAACCCTTCTGTCCAGCTCTGGCCACAGTGAACTGGACACGACTTGGATGCCAAGCTCCAATACAGGCTACTTTACGTAGACCTTTGTGGGTCTTCCTTGGCAATTTCTTACAGTGCCATCTGGATGTTACACCTATTaacataatacataatatatattaaactgGAGGATAATGATGGGAGTCGTCATATAGAGTCTTACCAATACTTTTGAGATTTTTGCATTTATCCTAATATTTcaggcttaaattaaaatattgattgtttGCCCTTTACCGAACGACCCTATAAATTCGTTGCacctgaaaatattttatttgtatttaccagccagattttatattattttttcgtTCCTAACAAAAATCTTATGTGTATTTCCCGCTCAAAACTATTTTATCCGGAATTCTCGGGTTTTTATCTTTAACGTATAAGGTCCAGTCCGTTTGGTATCACCTGAGCGTTTGACATGAACACTTGCATCTGAAGTTTCAAAGCATTTGTTTGAAATCGATGTTCAGAATGCTTCTCTGTACCTCTACTTAAAGAGCAGggttcattttcaaaaaaattcaTTTGGTACAAAATTATCAACGTGTGTACAAACTAATTTGTAAATGTACGTTGTATTCTATGTAGGGATGGCTTTTTGTGATCCGGAGATCCGGATGATTATCATTATGTTAACGATGCtgctatattatttatatctgacATGAACCAAAAGTGGCTAAACCCTGTTAAGTGGAGAATATCTGGCAGTAAAATCGCCAAATTGTCCACACAGATCATTTATAAATGCGATGTAAAATACGTGACAATTGTCAGGAGTTTTATGTCTTGTAGCATTTTGATTGGAAACAAAGCTAAGACACACGCGATGTTTTTAACACTCTAGGGACTTTTTCTACTAGTAATGTATGTCTGCCCAGACACATCTTATCAGTACAAAgttatattttacagaaaatctGAAGGTAAGCATACAAGGTACGTAGTACAGAATACAAGTGCAAGTTCAAACTCTTCAAAGTTCcaggcatataaacgttgaagaTATGAGGCACAGCTctattttttgatatttgaaaacaaaatagtattGCATATGAATTAGCCTCACGTTCtatgtgatatttgtttttaaactaatAGTCccagaaaacttatttgcaaaaacaaaatggACAGAAATGACATTATGCAgagtttgtaaataaaattttatacctACCTGCCTACCCATGACAAATAATATACCGAGCCAAGACGGATCCTATTGAAACCCTATCTATGAGTACAAGTTCAACAgatgttatataaaatatgacaaaagtCTTCGTGATTTGAACTGATGTAATAAACAACATCTCTTTATAAGAAAGCTACTATAATACTTATACCAGTCTGCACTGATAGCTACTAGTCCGATGCCCCAGGCTAGTAATTATTGATTTGGAAAAATTTGTAGCCATATAGGgacatgtttaaatatttagtttctGTACTAGtggattttaaaacttttttgccACAGAGTGTTATTCAACacctttcttttgtttacaatcTTACCTTTTACTCCTTTACCCTTGGTTACACCAATGATATCAATATTTTCATCCTGGGCAAACACATTCTTTACTGGGATGCTCTTTTCAAAATAGCTTCTAGCCCAGTCTACTTTCTGGGAGATGGTACCCCCATTAACTTGGATCTCCATGATGTGGGCTTTCTTTTGACGTTTCTTCATCAACTTAGTCTGCAATATAGACAATGTTCAAGACTATATTATACAAGCTAAACACCACAACGTAAATCATGCCACCAGAAATAGaaagaattatattttcatttagggatgatcaatattttgttaaatgcaAGTGTTTATGCTATGCTATATTTCATTCAAATGCTAGAAGCCTAGAATGGACCTAACTGGTAATTACACAGGATTTAGATTTTTTCCTcctttaattgtgttttttcccTACTTTCCAATAGTCTATTATCCAGATTTGTTCAcacaattttattcaattgttGGTTTTATCAGTTGAATGAAGTGAAATCACAAGTCTAAGGGGGGCAGATACACTGGACTGCACCATATTTCAATTTGCGTAGAAATAATTGCCTTACCTGAGTATGTGCAAGGACTCTGATGACTCTACAGTACTTCTTCATCTTGTTGAAGTCGCGCTCTATCTCTTTCTTTCCGGCCTCATCCTGCCATTTCTTGGCCGACTTGGAGAATGCCTTCTTCTTTGATCGGTACCTTAAATAAACATGAACCGTTTCATCATGAAATTATATTCATGAGCGGAAACGTCATTGTTACAAGCTCATTGGTTTAAAACCAAGAGGAGCTTCAAGTTGAGCCACTTTCCTAGTGATTGATAATGAGACACTGTCAATCTCTTGGCATCAATCACctgtaaatattgaaaaagaaaagaaagagtGCACAATACAAATTAGCAAATCAAGTCTAttcaataaatgtataattatatgtatGTCAATCCTGAACTTTCAACAACCTTtagaaagatataaatatactaCATGTAAATCGTCCAGTCTGTTCTACTTGTGTTTAGATTTAAGATCATAGCTctaatattaat
The genomic region above belongs to Mytilus trossulus isolate FHL-02 chromosome 7, PNRI_Mtr1.1.1.hap1, whole genome shotgun sequence and contains:
- the LOC134725593 gene encoding large ribosomal subunit protein uL3-like, with the protein product MSHRKFSAPRHGSKGFLPKKRAKRHRGKVKSFPNDDKNKPVHLTAFIGYKAGMSHIVREVDRPGSKSHKKEIVEAVTILEAPPMMVVGVVGYIETPSGLRAFKTLFAEHLSEECKRRFYKNWYRSKKKAFSKSAKKWQDEAGKKEIERDFNKMKKYCRVIRVLAHTQTKLMKKRQKKAHIMEIQVNGGTISQKVDWARSYFEKSIPVKNVFAQDENIDIIGVTKGKGVKGVTSRWHCKKLPRKTHKGLRKVACIGAWHPSRVQFTVARAGQKGYHHRTEINKKIYRLGDGYHTKEGKLITSNGSTDYDADEKPITPMGGFPHYGEVSNDFVMVKGGCVGPKKRVVTLRKSLLASFKKKQMEKIDLKFIDTASKFGHGRFQTFKEKHNFMGPLKKDAVAKTEAT